One window of Oreochromis niloticus isolate F11D_XX linkage group LG23, O_niloticus_UMD_NMBU, whole genome shotgun sequence genomic DNA carries:
- the chst14 gene encoding LOW QUALITY PROTEIN: carbohydrate sulfotransferase 14 (The sequence of the model RefSeq protein was modified relative to this genomic sequence to represent the inferred CDS: inserted 1 base in 1 codon) encodes MLPRRQEYGMKRSGGARSGSVINFRSAMKLSSGRRSSAVLPSLLTFLVIVASGGLLLMIEKGMLNGMETPSPRGNGRQLDLHRGQXGGRSPDAADMESQILQEIRNRTIKTMCSQKNMPHSVWSLSPLQRKTLLQHVLVNDEYRFLYCYVPKVACSNWKRVLKVLSGALENVDVNIKMDHRSNLVFLSSLKPEEIRYRLKHYFKFMFVREPMERLLSAYRNKFGEIESYQKKYGAEIIKRYRKGRAKDAAITGDDVTFAEFVRYLLDEDVERMNEHWMPIYNLCQPCAVSYDFIGSYEHLESDAEFVLQRVGAPPHVHFPERQTWYKPVTTETIHYYLCGLPQKLLRELLPKYILDFSLFTYPLPNTTTAHCRH; translated from the exons ATGCTCCCTCGGAGGCAGGAGTACGGCATGAAGAGGAGCGGAGGAGCGCGGAGCGGTTCGGTTATAAACTTCAGGTCAGCGATGAAGTTGAGCTCCGGCCGCCGCAGCTCAGCCGTGCTGCCGTCGCTGTTAACCTTCTTGGTGATCGTAGCATCCGGAGGCCTGCTGCTCATGATAGAGAAGGGAATGCTGAACGGCATGGAGACGCCTTCACCCCGCGGTAACGGCAGGCAGTTAGACCTCCACCGGGGGC GCGGGGGACGCAGCCCAGACGCGGCGGACATGGAGTCCCAG ATCCTCCAGGAGATCCGTAACCGGACCATCAAAACCATGTGCAGTCAGAAGAACATGCCCCACAGTGTGTGGTCGCTGAGCCCTCTGCAGAGGAAGACGCTGCTGCAGCATGTCCTCGTGAACGACGAGTACCGCTTCCTCTACTGCTACGTCCCCAAAGTGGCCTGCTCCAACTGGAAGAGGGTTCTGAAGGTCCTGAGCGGAGCCTTGGAAAACGTGGATGTCAACATCAAGATGGACCACCGCAGCAACCTGGTCTTCTTGTCCTCTCTGAAGCCCGAAGAGATTCGCTACCGCCTCAAGCATTACTTCAAGTTCATGTTTGTGCGGGAGCCCATGGAGCGCCTGCTTTCCGCGTACAGGAACAAGTTTGGCGAGATCGAGTCCTACCAGAAAAAGTACGGCGCGGAGATCATAAAGCGTTACAGAAAGGGCCGCGCTAAGGATGCAGCTATAACAGGAGATGATGTGACTTTTGCAGAGTTTGTCCGTTACTTGCTAGACGAGGACGTGGAGCGCATGAATGAGCACTGGATGCCCATATATAACTTATGCCAACCTTGTGCTGTTTCTTATGATTTCATCGGGTCCTACGAGCACCTGGAAAGTGACGCGGAGTTTGTGCTCCAGCGTGTTGGAGCGCCTCCTCATGTTCACTTTCCAGAGAGGCAAACGTGGTACAAGCCGGTCACCACGGAAACAATACACTATTATTTATGCGGCTTACCACAGAAGCTACTGAGAGAACTCCTGCCTAAGTACATTTTAGACTTTTCTCTATTCACATACCCTCTCCCCAACACAACCACTGCACACTGTCGGCATTAA